Part of the Vicinamibacterales bacterium genome, TCAAGGGCCGCCGCCACCGCCTCTGGCTCCTGCAGCGTCAGGCACTGGTGGTGCAAGAGCATTTCGACCGCCCGGGCGACCTGTGCCGCATCGCGGTCGTAGACGGCCCCGAGCACCCAGGTGGCCTCGGCCAGTGCCAGGGTCGACACCCAGGCGCCAGATTGCACGAACGCATCGGCCACGGCCGCCTGCTTCTCGTCGTCGCGCGTGAGGAGCCGGACGAGGACATTCGTATCAACCGCGCGCATGGCGTTCCCGGACGTGCTTCCGAATGCCTGCCTTCAACTCGGCGACCGAGCGTGGCTGCACGTCTTCGTGCCCGAATACCGCCCGGTGGATCTCCAGGGACGTATACCGCCCGGACCGACGGACTACGACCGCGTTTCCCTCTTCGTTCCATTCCAGCAGGGAGCCCGGTCCGATTCCCAGCTTTCGACGCACCGCTGCCGGTACCGACACCTGGCCCTGAGCCGTAACCCGTGATCGTGCGATAACCATATGCCCGACATTACCACGGTAATGAATTCATCGACAAGGCGCCGATCTGATTGTCGGCCCAACGTCGGCCTTCACCCGCGCCGGCTCATGATGGCCCCGGCCGGCGCCGGGCGCAAGGCCTTGCCAGGCTGCGTCGATACTTGCCTGGTCGTATATACACACGTATACTTGACCCGTGCGTTTCAGTTGGGACCAGCGCAAGAGTTCGCGCAACCTGCGTGAGCGCGGATTCGACTTCGAGTTCGCGACGCTGATCTTCGAGAGCCCAACCTTGGAACGCGAGGACGACCGCCGGGACTACGGCGAGCGCCGTG contains:
- a CDS encoding type II toxin-antitoxin system VapC family toxin, translated to MRAVDTNVLVRLLTRDDEKQAAVADAFVQSGAWVSTLALAEATWVLGAVYDRDAAQVARAVEMLLHHQCLTLQEPEAVAAALETFRRRPALGFSDCLLVELARRAGHLPLGTFDRDLGKVDGAEKL